A region of Hydrogenimonas cancrithermarum DNA encodes the following proteins:
- the alaS gene encoding alanine--tRNA ligase, with amino-acid sequence MDIRQAFLDFFASKGHKIYESAPLVPEDATLLFTNAGMVPFKSVFTGEVPAPNPPRAASCQTCIRAGGKHNDLENVGHTARHHTFFEMLGNFSFGDYFKEDAIAYAWEFVTEVLELPVEKLWVTVHESDDEAEAIWAKYIARERILRMGDKDNFWQMGDTGPCGPCSEIFFDQGEEHFHGPEDYMGGDGDRFLEIWNLVFMQYERDKEGNLTPLPKPSIDTGMGLERVVAVKEGKLSNYDTELFMPIIREVEKMVGKPYVYADGASYRVIADHLRSTTFLLAQGVNFSNEGRGYVLRRILRRAVRHGYMLGLREPFMFKLVDTLVKIMGDHYTYLKDKQETVKQLMQLEEERFFATIAAGIELFEKELEKTKKLFSGAVAFKLYDTYGFPLDLTQDMLKDKGLEVDIAEFERLMQEQRERAKAAWKGSGDAKVEGDFKALIEAFGKNTFVGYDNLTAESKVLAVLNDGFARVKCLEPGQKGWVMLDITPFYAESGGQTGDAGALRTMEEGEMVAEVLDTKKFFDLNLSEIKAARKICENDLVEAAVDTTRHEIAKHHSATHLLHSALREILGEHVSQAGSLVEADRLRFDFSHPKALSAEEIAAVEQWVNDKIERGIAGETEEMSIEDAKAKGAMALFGEKYGDKVRVVSFGESSIELCGGTHVHNTAEIGMFLITKESGVSAGIRRIEAVCGHAAYELVKRMRGTLTTIERELKAKDPMQGIEKLKSQVKQLKQELVEAQKSKKSEIKTETIGDVTVVVDEVEGGDIKAMIDDLKNAHDRVAVMLFQKKGDKVLIAAGQKNTAVKAGAWVKQIAPVLGGGGGGRDDFAQAGGKDPSKIGEAKEKALAYLQENL; translated from the coding sequence ATGGATATTCGACAAGCTTTTTTGGACTTTTTTGCCTCCAAAGGGCATAAGATTTACGAGAGTGCGCCGCTGGTTCCCGAGGATGCGACACTTCTTTTCACCAATGCAGGGATGGTTCCTTTCAAAAGCGTCTTTACCGGTGAAGTGCCCGCCCCAAATCCGCCGCGTGCGGCGAGCTGCCAGACCTGTATCCGTGCAGGCGGAAAACACAACGACCTCGAAAACGTCGGCCATACGGCGCGCCACCACACGTTCTTCGAGATGCTGGGAAACTTCAGTTTCGGCGACTACTTCAAAGAAGATGCCATCGCCTATGCCTGGGAGTTCGTCACCGAAGTACTCGAACTGCCTGTCGAGAAGCTCTGGGTGACGGTACACGAGAGCGACGACGAAGCGGAAGCCATCTGGGCCAAATATATCGCCCGTGAGCGCATCCTTCGAATGGGGGACAAGGACAACTTCTGGCAGATGGGCGACACCGGGCCCTGTGGTCCGTGCAGCGAGATCTTTTTCGACCAGGGCGAGGAGCATTTCCACGGCCCCGAGGATTACATGGGGGGCGACGGTGACCGCTTTTTGGAGATATGGAACCTTGTCTTTATGCAGTACGAGCGTGACAAAGAGGGCAACCTCACGCCGCTGCCCAAACCCTCCATCGACACCGGCATGGGGCTCGAGCGTGTTGTGGCGGTAAAAGAAGGGAAGCTCAGCAATTACGACACCGAGCTTTTCATGCCGATCATCCGCGAAGTGGAAAAAATGGTGGGCAAGCCCTACGTCTACGCTGACGGGGCGAGCTATCGTGTCATCGCCGACCACCTGCGCTCGACGACTTTTCTGCTTGCACAGGGCGTCAACTTCTCCAACGAGGGACGCGGCTATGTCCTTCGCCGCATCCTTCGCCGTGCGGTGCGTCACGGCTATATGCTTGGGCTGCGCGAGCCGTTCATGTTCAAACTCGTCGACACTCTCGTCAAGATCATGGGGGACCACTACACGTACCTCAAAGATAAACAGGAGACCGTCAAGCAGCTGATGCAACTCGAAGAGGAGCGCTTCTTCGCTACGATCGCGGCGGGAATCGAACTCTTCGAAAAGGAGCTTGAAAAGACCAAAAAGCTCTTCAGCGGCGCCGTCGCCTTCAAACTCTACGATACCTACGGCTTCCCGCTCGATCTGACGCAGGATATGCTCAAAGACAAAGGGCTCGAGGTCGATATCGCGGAGTTCGAGCGTCTGATGCAGGAGCAGCGCGAACGTGCCAAAGCGGCCTGGAAGGGAAGCGGCGACGCAAAAGTGGAAGGGGACTTCAAAGCGCTGATCGAGGCGTTCGGAAAGAACACCTTCGTCGGCTACGACAACCTGACGGCGGAGAGCAAAGTGCTGGCGGTGCTGAACGACGGTTTCGCACGTGTCAAATGCCTCGAGCCGGGACAAAAGGGCTGGGTAATGCTCGACATCACCCCTTTCTATGCCGAAAGCGGCGGGCAGACAGGCGATGCAGGGGCGTTGCGCACGATGGAGGAGGGCGAGATGGTCGCCGAGGTTTTGGATACGAAGAAGTTTTTCGACCTGAACCTTTCCGAAATCAAAGCGGCGAGAAAGATCTGCGAAAACGACCTTGTCGAAGCGGCCGTCGACACGACACGCCACGAGATCGCCAAGCATCACAGCGCGACCCACCTGCTCCATAGCGCGCTGCGCGAGATTCTGGGTGAGCATGTTTCGCAAGCGGGTTCGCTGGTCGAAGCCGACCGCCTGCGTTTCGATTTCAGCCACCCGAAGGCGCTGAGTGCCGAGGAGATCGCGGCGGTCGAGCAGTGGGTCAACGACAAAATCGAGCGCGGCATCGCGGGCGAGACCGAAGAGATGAGCATCGAAGATGCGAAAGCGAAGGGAGCGATGGCGCTCTTTGGCGAGAAGTACGGCGACAAGGTGCGCGTCGTGAGCTTCGGCGAAAGCAGCATCGAGCTTTGCGGCGGGACGCATGTGCACAACACGGCCGAGATCGGGATGTTCCTCATCACCAAAGAGAGCGGCGTGAGCGCCGGAATACGCCGCATCGAAGCGGTCTGCGGCCACGCGGCGTACGAACTGGTCAAGAGAATGCGCGGCACGCTGACGACGATCGAGCGGGAGCTCAAAGCCAAAGATCCTATGCAGGGCATCGAAAAGCTCAAATCACAGGTCAAACAGCTCAAGCAGGAACTTGTCGAGGCACAGAAGAGTAAAAAGAGCGAGATCAAAACCGAGACGATCGGCGACGTGACGGTCGTGGTCGACGAGGTCGAAGGTGGCGACATCAAGGCGATGATCGACGATCTGAAAAACGCCCACGACAGAGTGGCCGTGATGCTTTTCCAGAAAAAGGGCGACAAAGTTCTGATCGCCGCAGGCCAGAAAAACACGGCCGTCAAAGCGGGTGCATGGGTCAAACAGATCGCCCCGGTTCTGGGCGGCGGTGGCGGCGGCCGCGACGATTTCGCGCAGGCGGGCGGAAAAGATCCGTCGAAGATCGGCGAGGCGAAAGAGAAGGCACTGGCCTATTTGCAAGAAAATCTGTAG
- a CDS encoding acyl-CoA thioesterase, translated as MDERKRYTYRFTVAEDAIDFNGHVGNVTYLQWMIEAATAHSESLGWGFEQCRKLGGTWVAKSHVIEYRHPAFENETLLMETWLEEIGKIKAVRRYRITKARDGSIVCEGETEWIFVDSETMRPMRIPQQIVEAFGRGKS; from the coding sequence ATGGATGAACGAAAGCGCTATACCTACCGATTCACCGTTGCAGAAGATGCGATCGACTTCAACGGCCACGTGGGTAACGTCACCTATCTGCAGTGGATGATAGAAGCCGCCACCGCCCATTCGGAAAGCCTTGGATGGGGCTTTGAACAGTGCCGAAAACTGGGCGGAACATGGGTCGCGAAATCACACGTCATCGAGTACAGACATCCCGCATTCGAAAACGAAACCCTCCTCATGGAGACATGGCTGGAAGAGATCGGAAAAATCAAGGCGGTCCGCCGCTACCGCATAACGAAAGCGCGTGACGGCAGCATCGTGTGCGAAGGAGAAACAGAGTGGATCTTCGTCGACAGTGAAACAATGCGCCCGATGCGCATTCCTCAACAGATCGTCGAAGCGTTCGGAAGAGGAAAGTCGTAG
- a CDS encoding transposase, which produces MPRKPRIEIPGFYHLVNRGVEQRTVFEEPQDYKKFEALVCEAAKTHGVTLHNYCLMSNHYHLLVEIEKSVLSKFMRQINAGYAIYFNKKYHRSGHLWQGRFRSWYVTDEAYLYALILYIEQNPLRAGLVERPERYPYATARYFTGEEKLPECLKEAWLITNFEKNEKALREMLSVRVSKETLSELEKASSLVEASIQKEEPPSELLEKVKIAQKREERNAKIVQAYEAGHSQHAIAKAVGISQPAVYGILRRMREK; this is translated from the coding sequence ATGCCCCGCAAGCCCCGTATCGAGATTCCAGGATTTTATCATCTTGTCAACCGCGGTGTCGAACAAAGAACGGTATTCGAAGAACCGCAGGATTATAAAAAGTTCGAAGCGCTGGTATGCGAGGCAGCGAAAACTCATGGTGTCACCCTGCACAACTATTGCCTCATGAGCAACCATTACCATCTACTTGTGGAAATAGAAAAGTCTGTGCTCTCGAAATTCATGCGACAGATCAATGCGGGTTACGCCATCTACTTCAACAAAAAATACCATCGTAGCGGTCACCTGTGGCAGGGGCGTTTCAGGTCGTGGTACGTAACTGACGAGGCCTATCTCTATGCGTTGATTCTCTATATCGAGCAGAACCCTCTCAGAGCCGGGCTTGTAGAACGTCCCGAACGCTACCCCTATGCGACGGCCCGGTATTTCACAGGAGAAGAGAAGCTGCCGGAATGTCTGAAAGAGGCCTGGTTGATCACGAACTTCGAAAAAAACGAAAAAGCGCTTCGTGAAATGCTTTCGGTGCGTGTCAGCAAAGAAACGTTGAGTGAACTCGAAAAAGCTTCTTCGCTCGTTGAGGCGTCAATTCAAAAGGAAGAACCCCCTTCCGAACTTCTGGAAAAAGTGAAAATCGCCCAGAAAAGAGAAGAGCGTAATGCAAAGATTGTGCAAGCCTACGAGGCGGGCCATTCGCAACATGCCATCGCCAAAGCTGTGGGAATTTCCCAGCCGGCGGTGTATGGCATTTTACGCCGGATGAGGGAAAAGTAG
- the maf gene encoding septum formation inhibitor Maf: MILLGSSSQTRAKILESRGIAFKQVGCDFDEEALEQTVPKNFVYHAAMGKMKACESRFGLETPILCADTVVTAHGEILRKARDEADARRILMMQSGSDVSIITCMVYKSEKKMFIDLSATVYTFAPFDEADLNRYIESGEWRGKAGACMVEGFCKSYIQSVRGYESCAMGLTIEKLEPWLDV; the protein is encoded by the coding sequence GTGATACTTCTTGGCTCCTCCTCCCAAACGCGTGCGAAGATTCTCGAGAGCCGCGGCATCGCCTTCAAACAGGTGGGGTGTGACTTCGACGAGGAGGCGTTGGAGCAGACGGTGCCCAAAAACTTCGTCTACCATGCGGCAATGGGGAAGATGAAGGCATGCGAGAGCCGCTTCGGGCTCGAAACGCCGATTTTGTGTGCCGATACGGTCGTAACGGCACACGGCGAGATTTTGCGCAAGGCCAGGGATGAAGCCGATGCCCGCCGTATTTTGATGATGCAGAGTGGCAGCGACGTGAGCATCATCACCTGCATGGTCTACAAATCCGAAAAAAAGATGTTCATTGACCTCTCTGCCACTGTCTATACCTTCGCCCCGTTCGATGAAGCGGATCTGAATCGCTATATAGAAAGCGGCGAGTGGCGCGGCAAGGCGGGAGCGTGCATGGTCGAGGGGTTCTGCAAATCCTACATCCAAAGCGTGCGCGGCTACGAGTCGTGTGCGATGGGGCTGACCATAGAAAAACTGGAGCCGTGGCTCGATGTATGA
- a CDS encoding FtsW/RodA/SpoVE family cell cycle protein, whose translation MIDRPLFLTATVLIVIGIVFSYSLSAYTVLLFNTPPWHFFLRQFVAGMAGIVLMWLIARQNPEKIATPLGFTLLIVSILMMVALPFLPEQFAKEVGGAKRWLRLGPLSLAPVEFFKIGFVYFLAWSFSRKVLPKHVARAKEVRYTLKEELLIVLPYLIVFVAIMFIIAIFQNDLGQVIVLAATLLFLMIFAGSSIRFFGMTLLVGLLLIAGFIVTSPHRIERFKGWWYMLQNAIAELFPQWAAAVPKVNLAEEPYQVSNSLHAIHHGGLFGVGLGNGVLKLGFLSEVHTDFVLAGMTEEIGVVGVAAVVTLMMFVIFRLLKIAGRSDNAIYYLFCAGLAMIIGFSFLMNALGISGVIPLKGIAVPFLSYGGSQILALSIGMGLALSMSKKAKL comes from the coding sequence ATGATTGACCGTCCCCTCTTTTTAACCGCAACGGTACTCATTGTCATCGGTATCGTCTTCAGTTACTCGTTATCTGCCTATACGGTGCTGCTTTTCAACACGCCGCCGTGGCACTTTTTCCTGCGGCAGTTCGTCGCGGGGATGGCGGGCATCGTGCTGATGTGGCTTATTGCGCGGCAGAATCCGGAAAAGATCGCTACACCGCTGGGATTTACCCTGTTGATCGTCTCGATCTTAATGATGGTCGCTCTGCCGTTTCTGCCCGAACAGTTCGCCAAAGAGGTCGGCGGTGCGAAACGGTGGTTGAGGCTGGGACCGCTCTCGCTGGCACCCGTCGAGTTTTTCAAAATCGGCTTCGTCTACTTTCTGGCATGGAGCTTTTCGCGTAAGGTGCTTCCCAAGCATGTGGCCCGTGCCAAAGAGGTGCGCTACACGCTCAAAGAGGAGCTGCTGATTGTACTGCCGTACCTGATCGTCTTCGTGGCGATCATGTTTATCATCGCCATCTTTCAAAACGACCTGGGGCAGGTGATCGTGCTGGCGGCGACGCTGCTTTTTTTGATGATTTTCGCCGGCAGCAGCATTCGCTTTTTCGGGATGACGCTGCTGGTCGGTCTTCTCTTGATCGCCGGGTTCATTGTCACATCGCCCCACCGGATCGAGCGCTTCAAAGGGTGGTGGTACATGCTGCAAAACGCGATCGCCGAGCTCTTCCCGCAGTGGGCGGCGGCAGTGCCGAAAGTGAACCTTGCCGAGGAACCCTACCAGGTAAGCAACTCGCTTCATGCAATCCACCATGGCGGTCTCTTTGGTGTAGGGCTCGGTAACGGTGTGCTGAAGCTTGGCTTTTTGAGTGAGGTTCACACCGACTTCGTTCTGGCCGGCATGACCGAGGAGATCGGCGTAGTGGGGGTAGCAGCCGTTGTGACGCTGATGATGTTCGTCATCTTTCGGCTTCTAAAAATCGCCGGACGCAGCGACAACGCCATCTACTATCTCTTTTGTGCGGGGCTTGCGATGATTATCGGCTTTTCGTTTTTGATGAATGCGCTCGGCATCAGCGGCGTCATCCCGCTCAAAGGGATCGCCGTGCCGTTTCTCAGTTACGGCGGATCGCAGATACTGGCACTCTCCATCGGGATGGGACTGGCGCTGTCGATGAGCAAAAAAGCGAAACTTTAA
- the murG gene encoding undecaprenyldiphospho-muramoylpentapeptide beta-N-acetylglucosaminyltransferase, whose product MRSEKPKPSKILLTGGGTGGHLAIVRSVKEELLRRGIRPCYIGSESGQDRAWFGEDADFEAKRFLPTRGVVNQRGFGKLASMAQVFKATLQARRFIKAHGIEAVLSVGGFSAAPASFAAILTGTPLFIHEQNAVSGRLNRILEPFAKRFFSSYGDDRIDYPVGEIFFQTARLRTEVETVIFLGGSQGAKAINDFALELAPELRRRGIRIVHQTGNLDYERIKGAYEALGIEADVFAFDKELYKRIAQADFAVSRAGASTLWELAANRIPTLFVPYPYAAGDHQYHNARYIVERNAGWIVRQNALKSDLFWDIIDKENIAPVSEKLATMIGPDGARKIVESMLAEGR is encoded by the coding sequence GTGAGAAGTGAGAAGCCGAAACCATCCAAAATTCTTTTGACCGGAGGAGGAACCGGCGGGCATCTGGCCATTGTCCGGTCGGTCAAAGAGGAGCTGCTCAGGCGAGGCATTCGTCCTTGTTACATCGGCTCCGAGAGCGGGCAGGACAGGGCGTGGTTCGGTGAAGACGCAGATTTCGAAGCGAAACGCTTTCTCCCCACACGCGGCGTTGTGAACCAAAGAGGCTTCGGAAAGCTCGCTTCGATGGCACAGGTGTTCAAAGCGACGCTGCAGGCGCGCCGCTTCATAAAAGCGCACGGCATCGAAGCGGTATTGAGCGTCGGCGGTTTCTCCGCCGCTCCCGCATCGTTCGCTGCCATTCTTACCGGCACGCCGCTTTTTATCCACGAACAAAACGCCGTCAGCGGCCGCCTCAACCGCATTCTCGAACCCTTCGCCAAACGCTTCTTCTCCTCCTACGGCGACGACCGCATCGACTACCCCGTCGGCGAAATTTTCTTCCAAACCGCCCGTCTCCGAACGGAGGTCGAAACCGTCATCTTCCTCGGTGGCAGCCAGGGCGCCAAAGCGATCAACGATTTCGCCCTCGAACTCGCTCCCGAACTGCGAAGACGCGGCATCCGCATCGTCCACCAGACCGGAAACCTCGACTACGAGCGCATCAAAGGTGCTTACGAAGCGCTCGGCATCGAAGCCGACGTTTTCGCTTTCGACAAAGAACTCTACAAGCGGATCGCCCAAGCCGACTTCGCCGTCAGCCGTGCCGGCGCCAGTACCCTCTGGGAACTTGCCGCGAACAGGATTCCAACCCTTTTCGTTCCCTACCCCTATGCCGCAGGCGACCACCAGTATCACAATGCCCGTTATATCGTTGAACGAAACGCCGGATGGATTGTGAGACAGAATGCGTTGAAATCGGATCTTTTTTGGGATATAATCGACAAAGAAAATATCGCCCCGGTCAGTGAAAAACTCGCAACGATGATCGGCCCCGACGGTGCCCGGAAGATCGTGGAGAGCATGCTGGCGGAGGGAAGATGA
- a CDS encoding dUTP diphosphatase: MDKLSKLVEMFRLQQRLNDDTNGPKWREGVTKQGKVINWKRCIVMETAELVDSFSWKHWKNIAGGIDLENIKIEMVDIWHFVMSYILRFHTPEEAAKLAFSTMKVSQIKLPKAWSEADNARLEALLEPFENLMAMALVKTDDEVYQEELLEQFWECVDAVGMSFDELYRLYIGKNALNQFRQRHGYKEGTYVKVWNGKEDNVVMQEILAANPDITYDALLAALEKAYEKVRSEK; this comes from the coding sequence GTGGATAAACTTTCGAAACTTGTCGAGATGTTCAGGCTGCAGCAGCGGCTTAACGACGATACCAACGGCCCGAAGTGGCGCGAAGGCGTGACGAAACAGGGCAAGGTGATCAACTGGAAGCGATGCATCGTGATGGAGACGGCGGAGCTCGTCGACAGTTTCAGCTGGAAGCATTGGAAAAACATCGCCGGCGGTATCGACCTGGAAAACATCAAGATCGAGATGGTCGACATCTGGCACTTCGTCATGAGCTACATTTTACGCTTTCATACCCCCGAAGAGGCGGCGAAACTGGCGTTCTCTACGATGAAGGTGAGCCAAATAAAACTGCCGAAAGCGTGGAGTGAAGCGGACAATGCGCGTCTGGAAGCGCTGCTGGAGCCATTCGAAAACCTGATGGCGATGGCACTCGTAAAAACCGACGACGAGGTCTACCAGGAAGAGCTGCTGGAGCAGTTCTGGGAGTGTGTCGACGCCGTGGGGATGAGTTTCGACGAACTCTACCGTCTCTACATCGGCAAAAACGCTCTCAACCAGTTCAGGCAACGGCACGGCTACAAAGAGGGCACTTACGTCAAAGTCTGGAATGGCAAAGAGGACAACGTCGTCATGCAGGAGATCCTCGCCGCAAATCCCGACATCACTTACGACGCTCTTCTCGCCGCACTGGAGAAGGCGTACGAAAAAGTGAGAAGTGAGAAGTGA
- a CDS encoding DUF883 family protein — protein MTRKATTANQPDAEVEALKKEIEILKKDLLRLTETLGKVGEETIKSSVEDVKEKISAQIPEERLEQIEALKSQGEEAIEAIRQQQKEHPVGTLLLAAGIGFLLGKVLGGKS, from the coding sequence ATGACACGGAAAGCGACGACGGCAAATCAGCCGGATGCAGAGGTCGAAGCACTGAAAAAAGAGATAGAGATACTTAAAAAAGATCTTTTGAGGCTCACGGAAACACTCGGGAAAGTGGGGGAAGAGACGATCAAAAGTTCCGTCGAGGATGTGAAGGAGAAGATTTCCGCCCAGATTCCCGAAGAGCGGCTCGAACAGATCGAAGCTCTGAAAAGTCAGGGGGAAGAGGCGATCGAAGCGATCAGGCAGCAGCAGAAGGAGCACCCGGTCGGAACGCTTCTTCTGGCGGCCGGTATCGGGTTCCTTCTCGGAAAGGTTCTGGGCGGTAAAAGCTGA
- a CDS encoding DUF4136 domain-containing protein has product MKKILLALMSVTLFFAGCAGKNGVSDYDPDYPIQRLQTFVVKQNGASGISPLDGERIEAAIVQTLRAKGYTAAATGVKNDFVVEYAVTIRKDVPSNVSFGFGFGSFGRNIGASVGTSVTPRHDEATIQLHMIDPATRKVFWSASDTKRFETADDPHKRAAFFKARIREMLAAFPNARKG; this is encoded by the coding sequence ATGAAAAAGATTCTTCTCGCTCTCATGAGTGTAACACTCTTCTTCGCCGGATGCGCGGGCAAAAACGGCGTCTCCGATTACGATCCGGACTATCCGATTCAGAGACTGCAAACGTTTGTCGTCAAACAAAACGGTGCTTCTGGTATCAGCCCGCTGGATGGTGAACGGATCGAGGCTGCGATCGTCCAGACGCTTCGCGCCAAAGGGTACACCGCCGCGGCAACCGGTGTGAAAAACGATTTCGTCGTCGAGTATGCCGTCACGATCCGAAAAGATGTTCCCTCCAACGTCAGTTTCGGCTTCGGTTTTGGAAGTTTCGGCAGAAACATCGGGGCCTCGGTCGGCACCTCGGTCACACCCAGGCATGACGAAGCGACGATTCAACTGCATATGATCGATCCTGCCACCCGTAAGGTTTTTTGGTCCGCTTCCGATACGAAACGATTTGAAACGGCCGACGATCCGCATAAGCGTGCAGCGTTTTTCAAAGCACGCATCCGCGAAATGCTCGCCGCTTTCCCTAACGCACGCAAGGGGTGA
- a CDS encoding Fic family protein encodes MRYNPAGYEAIIKQYRLDVIPNWHRSYIWKERQVHHRQDNDNGIEEIYPARYQPGPGIGEQLEFALKYDGVNLAILSQIFSIVDTKELLEYLESKPTGKYARRIWFLYEFLTGEELPLKDLEQGNYIDLLESDRYYTLSKGESVRRQRIRNNLLGTKAFCPIVRKTETLRRMEEEDLAQLCEDLLVDYPPELLRRALAYLYTKETKSSFFIEHEEPNSTRTERFVALLQEAQKEDFCQKERLLELQNRIVDKRFADRDYRQNQNYVGETVSFGREKVHYISPKPQDLEGLMEGLIECHHRMGEGGVHPIVHAAIIAYGFVFLHPFEDGNGRIHRFLIHNILAIRGFTPSGIMFPVSAVMLKDAVSYDRSLEAFSSKLIPLIEYALDEEGMMRVLSDTALWYRYMDMTSQSEALYHFVKETIEEELPNELLFLSGYDKAKKALKEIVDMPDRLIDLFIRFTMQNHGKLSKNKRDRYFEKFTDQEIEKMQRTVAEIFDKD; translated from the coding sequence ATGAGGTATAACCCTGCCGGCTATGAAGCCATCATAAAACAGTATCGTCTTGATGTCATACCAAATTGGCACCGCTCCTATATTTGGAAAGAGCGTCAAGTGCATCACCGGCAAGACAATGATAACGGTATCGAAGAGATATACCCTGCACGATACCAACCAGGCCCAGGCATAGGAGAACAGCTGGAGTTTGCCTTGAAATACGATGGCGTGAACCTTGCCATACTTTCACAAATATTTTCCATTGTCGATACGAAGGAACTGCTTGAATACCTTGAGTCCAAGCCAACAGGAAAGTATGCAAGGCGCATCTGGTTTCTCTATGAGTTTCTGACCGGCGAAGAACTCCCTCTGAAAGATCTGGAGCAGGGAAACTATATCGATCTTCTTGAGAGTGATCGATACTATACACTCTCAAAAGGCGAATCTGTCAGACGACAAAGGATCCGCAATAATCTACTGGGAACCAAAGCATTCTGCCCCATTGTTAGAAAAACGGAAACACTCCGGCGGATGGAAGAGGAAGATCTTGCACAACTCTGCGAGGATCTGCTTGTCGACTACCCTCCTGAACTTCTAAGACGAGCGCTCGCCTATCTCTATACCAAGGAGACCAAATCTTCATTCTTTATAGAGCATGAAGAACCAAACAGTACACGCACCGAAAGATTTGTGGCTTTGCTTCAAGAAGCTCAAAAAGAGGATTTTTGCCAAAAAGAGAGATTACTCGAGTTGCAAAACCGTATTGTAGATAAACGGTTCGCAGACAGAGATTATCGTCAAAATCAAAACTATGTGGGTGAAACCGTTTCATTTGGAAGAGAAAAAGTCCACTATATTTCACCAAAACCCCAAGATCTGGAAGGGTTGATGGAAGGGCTGATCGAGTGTCATCATCGAATGGGAGAAGGTGGAGTCCATCCTATTGTCCACGCTGCGATTATTGCATACGGTTTTGTTTTTTTACACCCTTTCGAAGACGGGAATGGACGGATACACCGTTTTTTGATTCACAACATTCTTGCTATCCGAGGTTTTACGCCAAGTGGCATTATGTTCCCTGTATCTGCCGTAATGCTTAAAGATGCCGTCTCTTACGATAGATCTTTGGAAGCCTTTTCATCCAAACTTATACCGCTTATTGAGTATGCCCTCGATGAAGAAGGCATGATGCGAGTTCTCTCAGATACAGCACTTTGGTATCGCTATATGGATATGACATCTCAAAGTGAAGCGCTTTACCACTTTGTGAAAGAGACAATAGAAGAAGAGTTGCCAAACGAACTGTTGTTCCTATCAGGTTACGATAAAGCGAAAAAAGCGCTCAAGGAGATTGTCGATATGCCAGATCGCCTGATCGATCTTTTTATCCGCTTCACGATGCAAAACCACGGAAAGCTCTCCAAAAATAAAAGAGACCGATACTTTGAAAAGTTTACCGATCAAGAGATAGAGAAAATGCAGCGAACAGTCGCAGAGATATTTGATAAAGATTAG
- a CDS encoding DUF4136 domain-containing protein, whose product MLLRLLLATLFLILGGCSSLNVQTDYNPGYDFSKLKRFAVIYPKNEAITLTQERIAKAVTDEMASKGFVETDKAHADFYIVFHLDVTTRKQVVTDYQAVGLYPYYYGYRTPIVMVPVEREYTYEEAKIIIDALDPHGNNIFWRGVATDRLHSFKTPNERMKYIREVVKEVMKSFPPKKRH is encoded by the coding sequence ATGCTGCTCCGCCTTCTTCTCGCAACGCTTTTTCTGATCTTGGGTGGATGTTCCAGCCTGAATGTCCAGACCGACTACAACCCCGGGTACGACTTTTCGAAACTGAAACGTTTCGCCGTCATCTATCCCAAAAACGAAGCCATCACGCTTACACAAGAGCGCATCGCCAAAGCGGTCACCGACGAAATGGCCTCCAAAGGGTTTGTAGAAACCGACAAGGCCCATGCCGATTTCTACATCGTCTTCCATCTCGACGTCACGACGCGAAAACAGGTAGTTACCGATTACCAGGCCGTCGGCCTCTACCCCTACTACTATGGCTACCGTACCCCCATAGTGATGGTCCCTGTCGAGCGTGAGTACACCTACGAAGAGGCCAAGATCATCATCGATGCCCTCGACCCGCACGGCAACAATATCTTCTGGCGAGGTGTCGCCACCGACAGGCTTCACAGCTTCAAAACCCCGAATGAACGCATGAAATATATCCGCGAAGTGGTCAAAGAGGTGATGAAGAGTTTCCCTCCGAAAAAACGGCACTGA